From the Priestia koreensis genome, one window contains:
- a CDS encoding isoprenyl transferase, with protein sequence MFKKFQRWKKDQSDAVRNLSEKKRELLKSEIPGHVAIIMDGNGRWAQKRALPRIMGHHEGMKVVRHITKTANELGIKVLTLYAFSTENWKRPKPEVEFLMKLPVEFLGTFLPELIEENVQVRIMGDTTALPPHTLKAVNQAIDDTKHNTGLILNFALNYGSRYEMMEAMKAMMKDHQEGRIKEPLSEELFSTYLMSGGLPDPDLLIRTSGELRVSNFMLWQLAYTEFWFTDVLWPDFTDALFVQAVEDYQNRGRRFGGV encoded by the coding sequence ATGTTTAAAAAATTTCAACGTTGGAAGAAAGATCAATCTGACGCTGTACGTAACCTTTCAGAAAAAAAACGTGAGCTACTCAAATCCGAAATTCCAGGTCATGTGGCCATCATTATGGATGGAAACGGACGCTGGGCTCAAAAGCGTGCCTTACCACGTATCATGGGACACCATGAGGGAATGAAGGTAGTCCGACACATTACCAAAACAGCGAATGAGCTAGGGATAAAAGTTCTAACCCTGTATGCTTTTTCAACAGAAAATTGGAAAAGACCAAAGCCAGAAGTGGAATTTTTAATGAAATTGCCTGTGGAATTTCTCGGCACGTTTTTACCTGAGCTGATTGAAGAAAATGTACAGGTGCGAATTATGGGAGATACGACTGCTTTACCTCCTCATACATTAAAAGCTGTAAATCAAGCAATTGATGATACAAAGCACAATACCGGTCTCATTTTGAACTTTGCCTTAAATTATGGAAGTCGCTATGAGATGATGGAAGCGATGAAAGCAATGATGAAAGATCATCAAGAAGGCCGTATAAAGGAGCCTTTGTCAGAAGAACTATTTTCTACCTATCTGATGAGTGGTGGCCTTCCAGATCCGGATTTACTCATTCGAACAAGTGGAGAATTACGCGTAAGCAATTTTATGCTTTGGCAGCTTGCCTACACAGAATTTTGGTTTACAGATGTTTTATGGCCTGACTTTACAGATGCCCTTTTTGTTCAAGCCGTTGAAGATTATCAAAATAGAGGACGCCGCTTTGGTGGAGTATAA
- the dxr gene encoding 1-deoxy-D-xylulose-5-phosphate reductoisomerase, protein MKHISLLGATGSIGIQTLDVIRNNPEDFRLVSMSVGYNIVEAKKIIHEFSPKLVSVLKKEDCEALKVEFSNISVVYGMEGLIEVATHPQADVVVTAVVGSVGLMPTLEAIRARKTIALANKETLVTAGHIVMKEAEKYGVSILPVDSEHSAIFQSLQGEKRESIERLILTASGGSFRDKTRSELSGVTVEDALNHPNWSMGAKITIDSATMMNKGLEVIEAHWLFDLPYEQIDVLLHKESIIHSMVEYKDTSVIAQLGTPDMRVPIQYALTYPNRIPLAGSKQLKLWEIATLHFSQMDFERFRCLDLAYQAGKVGGTMPTVLNAANEEAVGAFLANKLSFLQIEDVIEEALSSHDAIQHPSLTTIQEVDSFTRDHVKSLITKRG, encoded by the coding sequence ATGAAGCATATTTCACTGCTCGGTGCGACAGGATCGATTGGGATCCAAACACTAGATGTTATTCGAAACAATCCAGAAGATTTTCGTCTTGTTTCAATGTCGGTTGGTTATAATATAGTAGAAGCAAAAAAAATTATTCATGAATTCTCTCCCAAGCTAGTATCGGTCCTAAAAAAAGAGGATTGTGAGGCATTAAAAGTAGAATTCAGCAATATTAGTGTTGTATATGGTATGGAGGGCTTAATCGAGGTAGCGACGCATCCACAAGCAGATGTTGTCGTGACTGCAGTGGTAGGAAGTGTTGGTTTAATGCCAACGCTTGAAGCTATCCGAGCTCGCAAAACCATTGCCCTTGCAAACAAAGAGACGCTCGTAACTGCAGGGCATATCGTCATGAAAGAAGCAGAGAAGTATGGAGTTAGCATTCTACCCGTAGATAGCGAGCATTCGGCTATTTTTCAGAGTCTACAGGGAGAAAAGCGTGAAAGCATCGAACGCTTAATTTTAACAGCTTCTGGTGGTAGCTTCCGTGATAAAACGCGAAGCGAGCTAAGCGGCGTAACGGTGGAGGATGCTCTAAATCATCCAAACTGGTCAATGGGAGCAAAAATTACGATTGATTCCGCAACGATGATGAACAAAGGGCTTGAAGTAATTGAAGCGCACTGGCTGTTTGATCTTCCGTATGAACAAATTGATGTTCTTCTTCATAAAGAGAGCATCATTCATTCTATGGTTGAATATAAGGACACAAGCGTCATTGCTCAGCTCGGTACGCCAGATATGCGTGTACCAATTCAATACGCACTTACTTACCCGAATCGCATTCCGTTAGCCGGTTCCAAGCAGTTAAAGCTTTGGGAGATTGCCACGCTTCATTTTTCACAAATGGATTTTGAACGCTTTCGTTGCTTGGATCTTGCTTATCAAGCTGGAAAAGTCGGCGGCACGATGCCAACGGTCTTAAATGCAGCAAACGAAGAAGCGGTAGGAGCATTTTTAGCGAATAAGCTTTCGTTCCTGCAAATTGAAGATGTGATTGAAGAAGCACTATCTTCTCATGATGCTATTCAACATCCAAGTTTAACGACGATACAAGAAGTAGATTCGTTTACAAGAGATCATGTAAAATCTCTAATTACTAAAAGGGGGTAA
- the rseP gene encoding RIP metalloprotease RseP codes for MNTIIAFIVIFGALVFFHELGHLVFAKRAGIMCREFAIGFGPKILSFRKNETVYTIRLLPLGGFVRMAGEDPEMIEIKPGQVVGLKFDQDGKVNRIIINNKDQHPDAKSIEVEQSDLEHQMFITGYESMMDEQLERFEISEESYFVMDGEEVQIAPYNRQFASKTLGQRAMAIFAGPLMNFILAFVIFLVIGLASGYSIDKPIMGELTKDGSAIKSGLQTGDKVQTIDGSAMKSWTDVVKTIQKHPEEELSFKVERDGKTKDISVTPESKKVGNETIGIIGVYQPVEKSVVGAVKNGFVETYTFTKEIITGLGKLITGQFSIKMLSGPVGIYASTDQVAQSGIYYLAKWAALLSINLGIVNLLPLPALDGGRLVFFLVEAVRGKPVDRQKEGLVHFIGFALLMLLMLVVTWNDIQRFFLQ; via the coding sequence CTGAATACCATTATCGCATTCATTGTTATTTTCGGGGCTTTAGTATTCTTTCACGAACTTGGTCATCTGGTTTTCGCTAAACGTGCAGGTATCATGTGTCGAGAATTTGCTATTGGATTCGGTCCGAAAATTTTATCCTTCCGCAAAAATGAAACCGTCTATACGATTCGTCTCCTACCACTAGGAGGATTTGTGCGAATGGCGGGTGAAGATCCAGAAATGATCGAAATTAAGCCAGGACAAGTCGTTGGCTTAAAGTTTGATCAGGACGGTAAAGTAAACCGCATCATTATAAATAATAAGGATCAGCATCCAGACGCGAAAAGTATTGAAGTAGAGCAATCTGATCTTGAACATCAAATGTTCATTACCGGTTATGAATCGATGATGGATGAACAGTTAGAACGGTTTGAAATTAGCGAAGAGAGTTACTTCGTAATGGACGGTGAAGAAGTTCAGATTGCTCCGTATAACCGTCAATTTGCTTCTAAAACGCTCGGTCAACGAGCAATGGCGATTTTTGCTGGGCCGCTGATGAACTTTATTTTAGCGTTCGTCATCTTCTTAGTTATTGGGCTAGCGTCTGGTTATTCGATTGACAAACCTATTATGGGAGAACTTACGAAAGATGGCAGTGCAATCAAGTCAGGTCTCCAAACAGGTGATAAAGTCCAAACGATCGATGGCAGTGCGATGAAATCATGGACAGATGTGGTAAAAACCATTCAAAAGCATCCTGAAGAGGAGCTGTCTTTTAAAGTAGAACGCGATGGGAAAACAAAGGATATTTCGGTTACGCCAGAAAGTAAAAAAGTTGGCAATGAAACCATTGGAATTATCGGTGTCTATCAGCCTGTCGAAAAGTCAGTGGTAGGTGCAGTGAAAAATGGTTTTGTTGAGACGTATACGTTTACAAAAGAAATTATTACAGGCTTAGGGAAATTAATCACCGGCCAATTTTCTATTAAAATGCTTTCTGGTCCTGTTGGTATTTATGCATCAACTGATCAGGTCGCTCAATCAGGCATCTATTACTTAGCTAAATGGGCAGCACTTCTTAGCATCAACCTTGGAATTGTGAACTTACTTCCACTTCCAGCCCTTGACGGAGGTCGCCTCGTATTTTTCTTAGTGGAAGCAGTACGCGGCAAGCCTGTCGATCGTCAAAAAGAGGGACTTGTTCACTTTATTGGTTTTGCGTTATTAATGTTGCTAATGCTTGTTGTAACATGGAATGATATTCAACGTTTCTTTTTACAATAG
- a CDS encoding PolC-type DNA polymerase III, translated as MERFSHDQKHRFQLLLQQLEMTDDQYMNYFEGAAIEKLTIRKEQKAWHFHLYMPRILPFRVYEILLTRLTTTFAHIAQVTFSIEAGDKQCTEEDAQSYWRHCVSELQGISPMLLSLLQNQMPTLQGVKLQVQARNDAEATSVRQKYGQLIADQYMQYGFPALQFLTEVKQSEEAYTKFLEQKKQEDEERAFAALTEMKNKEKEEASELPSGPLTVGYTIKDDVVPIEQIVDEEKRIAIQGYIFHSETKELRSGRTLLTFKITDYTNSLMIKMFSRDKEDIPLLQAVKKGMWVKVRGSVQNDTFVRDLVMIANDVNEIKAQERVDEAPADEKRVELHLHTPMSQMDAVSSVGALVGQAKKWGHPAIAITDHAVAQSFPEAYSAGQKNGVKILYGLEANLVDDGVPIAYNPTDRSLADATYVVFDVETTGLSAVYDTIIELAAVKMREGEIIDRFESFANPHHRLSATTIELTGITDDMVQTAPEIEEVLQKFKDWIGDDILVAHNASFDMGFLNVGFQKIGFGKAENPVIDTLELGRFLYPEMKNHRLNTLAKKFDIELVQHHRAIYDAEATGYLLAKMLKDAMEKEITSHNQFNDYMGQGNAYQRARPYHVTILAKNETGLKNLFKLVSISHLNYFYRVPRIPRSKLQKYREGLLIGTACDRGEVFENMMQKSAEEAEKVAEFYDYIEVQPPANYQHLIEMELVRDQVALRDILTKIVQMGEKLEKPVVATGNVHYLNPTDKIYRQILVSSQGGANPLNRHSLPDVHFRTTNEMLDCFEFLGKEKAKEIVVTNTQGLADSVEDVKPIKDDLYTPRIEGADDEMRAMSYARARSIYGDDLPEIVEARLEKELKSIIGHGFAVIYLISHKLVKKSLDDGYLVGSRGSVGSSFVATMTEITEVNPLPPHYVCPKCKHSEFFDDGSVGSGFDLPDKNCPNCDIKYTKDGHDIPFETFLGFKGDKVPDIDLNFSGEYQPRAHNYTKVLFGEDNVYRAGTIGTVAEKTAYGYVKGYAGDHNLHLRGAEVDRLVSGCTGVKRTTGQHPGGIIVVPDYMDIFDFSPIQFPADDRNSEWKTTHFDFHSIHDNLLKLDILGHDDPTVIRMLQDLSGIDPKTIPTDDPEVMKIFSGTESLGVTPEQIMCKTGTLGIPEFGTRFVRQMLEDTKPTTFSELVQISGLSHGTDVWLGNAQELIHNAICTLSEVIGCRDDIMVYLIYQGLEPSLAFKIMESVRKGKGLTPEFEEEMRKNDVPEWYIDSCKKIKYMFPKAHAAAYVLMAVRIAYFKVHHPLMYYAAYFTVRADDFDIDTMVKGSTAIRAKMEEINAKGLDASPKEKNLLTVLELSLEMCERGFGFKKVDLYRSSADEFIIDGTELIPPFNSIPGLGTNAAINIVKARQNGEFLSKEDLQQRGRVSKTILEYLDNHGCLESLPDQNQLSLF; from the coding sequence ATGGAGCGATTTAGTCATGATCAGAAACATCGATTTCAGCTGCTTTTGCAACAGCTTGAAATGACAGATGATCAATATATGAATTACTTTGAAGGAGCAGCAATTGAAAAGCTGACCATTCGAAAAGAACAAAAGGCGTGGCATTTTCATTTATACATGCCGCGAATTTTGCCGTTTCGTGTATATGAAATCTTGCTCACGCGATTGACCACAACGTTTGCGCATATCGCACAGGTAACATTCTCAATCGAAGCAGGTGACAAGCAGTGCACAGAAGAAGACGCACAGTCTTACTGGCGTCACTGTGTAAGTGAATTGCAGGGAATTTCTCCTATGCTTCTATCACTTTTGCAAAATCAAATGCCTACCTTACAAGGCGTGAAGCTTCAAGTACAAGCACGTAATGATGCAGAGGCAACGTCTGTGCGACAAAAATACGGTCAGCTCATTGCGGATCAGTATATGCAGTACGGCTTCCCAGCTCTTCAGTTTTTAACCGAAGTTAAGCAATCAGAAGAAGCATATACGAAATTTTTAGAACAGAAAAAGCAAGAAGATGAAGAGCGTGCATTTGCAGCCCTAACGGAAATGAAAAACAAAGAAAAAGAAGAAGCAAGTGAACTTCCATCAGGTCCACTTACGGTTGGATATACAATCAAAGATGACGTTGTACCAATCGAGCAAATTGTGGATGAAGAAAAGCGAATTGCGATTCAAGGATATATCTTTCATTCGGAAACGAAGGAACTTCGCAGTGGGCGCACACTACTTACATTTAAAATTACAGACTACACGAATAGCCTCATGATTAAGATGTTTTCTCGTGATAAAGAAGATATTCCATTGCTGCAAGCCGTTAAAAAAGGCATGTGGGTGAAAGTGCGAGGAAGCGTTCAAAACGACACGTTTGTTCGCGATCTCGTCATGATTGCCAATGATGTGAATGAAATTAAAGCACAAGAGCGTGTGGATGAAGCGCCAGCAGATGAAAAGCGTGTCGAGCTACATCTGCATACGCCGATGAGTCAAATGGACGCCGTATCATCTGTAGGCGCATTAGTTGGTCAAGCGAAGAAGTGGGGACATCCTGCCATCGCTATTACGGATCATGCCGTTGCACAGTCGTTTCCAGAGGCGTATAGTGCGGGGCAAAAAAACGGCGTGAAAATTTTATACGGACTTGAAGCGAATCTTGTCGATGACGGTGTGCCGATTGCCTATAATCCGACGGACAGATCGCTTGCGGATGCTACATACGTCGTGTTTGACGTTGAAACGACGGGGCTTTCAGCTGTTTACGATACGATTATTGAGCTTGCTGCCGTAAAAATGCGTGAAGGGGAAATTATCGACCGGTTCGAATCCTTCGCCAATCCACATCATCGACTATCAGCCACAACAATTGAGTTAACGGGGATTACCGATGATATGGTACAAACCGCTCCTGAAATTGAAGAGGTGCTACAGAAGTTCAAAGACTGGATTGGGGACGATATTTTAGTTGCCCATAATGCAAGCTTTGATATGGGGTTCTTAAACGTTGGGTTCCAAAAAATTGGTTTTGGAAAAGCCGAAAACCCTGTTATTGATACGCTTGAGTTAGGTCGTTTTTTGTATCCAGAGATGAAAAATCATCGTTTAAATACGCTCGCGAAAAAGTTTGATATTGAACTTGTTCAGCATCACAGAGCGATTTATGATGCGGAAGCAACGGGATATTTGCTTGCGAAAATGCTGAAAGATGCGATGGAAAAAGAGATTACCTCTCACAATCAGTTTAACGATTATATGGGACAAGGAAACGCCTATCAGCGTGCAAGACCCTATCATGTAACGATCCTAGCAAAAAATGAAACGGGGCTTAAAAACTTGTTTAAGCTTGTTTCGATTTCGCATTTAAATTACTTTTACCGCGTACCGCGCATTCCGCGTTCCAAGCTACAAAAGTACCGTGAAGGATTGTTAATTGGAACGGCATGTGATCGTGGAGAAGTATTTGAAAACATGATGCAAAAATCAGCGGAGGAAGCAGAGAAGGTCGCAGAGTTTTATGATTATATCGAAGTCCAGCCTCCTGCAAACTATCAGCATCTAATTGAAATGGAGCTTGTCCGCGATCAAGTCGCTCTTCGTGACATCTTAACGAAGATCGTGCAAATGGGAGAGAAGCTTGAAAAGCCTGTCGTTGCGACTGGAAACGTGCACTACTTAAATCCGACCGATAAAATTTATCGTCAGATCTTAGTTAGCTCACAGGGTGGGGCAAACCCGCTTAATCGTCATTCACTTCCAGACGTGCATTTCCGAACAACGAACGAAATGCTCGATTGCTTTGAGTTTTTAGGTAAAGAAAAGGCGAAAGAAATCGTTGTAACGAATACACAAGGGCTAGCGGATAGCGTTGAAGACGTAAAACCGATTAAGGATGATCTTTATACGCCGCGCATTGAAGGTGCGGATGATGAAATGAGAGCGATGAGCTATGCGAGAGCGCGAAGCATTTACGGTGACGACCTTCCTGAAATCGTCGAAGCGCGCCTTGAGAAAGAGTTAAAAAGTATTATCGGACACGGATTTGCCGTTATTTACTTAATTTCTCATAAGCTCGTTAAAAAATCGCTTGATGACGGCTATCTAGTAGGTTCGCGTGGATCAGTCGGTTCTTCGTTTGTTGCGACGATGACGGAGATTACAGAGGTAAATCCATTGCCTCCTCACTACGTCTGTCCAAAATGTAAGCATTCTGAGTTCTTTGATGACGGATCGGTCGGTTCAGGATTTGACCTTCCGGATAAAAACTGTCCGAACTGTGATATTAAATACACAAAAGACGGACATGACATTCCGTTTGAGACGTTCCTTGGATTTAAAGGAGATAAAGTTCCCGATATCGATTTGAACTTCTCAGGGGAATATCAGCCACGCGCTCATAACTATACGAAAGTACTGTTCGGTGAGGACAACGTATACCGCGCAGGAACAATTGGTACGGTAGCGGAGAAAACGGCTTATGGCTACGTGAAGGGATATGCAGGTGATCATAACTTGCATTTAAGAGGAGCAGAAGTTGATCGTCTTGTTTCAGGCTGTACGGGCGTCAAACGGACAACAGGACAGCATCCAGGGGGAATCATCGTAGTTCCAGATTATATGGACATATTCGATTTTTCGCCGATTCAATTCCCTGCCGACGATCGTAATTCCGAGTGGAAAACAACACACTTTGACTTCCATTCCATCCATGATAATCTCTTAAAACTTGATATACTTGGTCACGATGATCCGACCGTTATTCGTATGCTGCAGGATTTAAGCGGAATTGATCCAAAAACAATTCCAACCGATGATCCTGAAGTGATGAAGATTTTTAGTGGAACGGAATCATTAGGCGTAACGCCTGAACAAATTATGTGTAAAACAGGAACGCTTGGTATTCCAGAGTTTGGTACACGATTCGTTCGTCAAATGCTTGAGGATACAAAGCCAACAACATTCTCAGAGCTCGTTCAGATTTCCGGACTTTCTCACGGAACAGACGTATGGCTTGGGAATGCCCAAGAATTAATTCATAATGCGATCTGTACGCTGAGTGAGGTAATTGGTTGTCGTGATGACATTATGGTCTATTTAATTTATCAAGGACTTGAGCCATCACTAGCGTTTAAAATTATGGAATCGGTACGTAAGGGGAAAGGATTAACCCCTGAATTTGAAGAAGAAATGCGTAAAAATGATGTACCAGAATGGTATATTGATTCTTGTAAAAAGATTAAGTACATGTTCCCGAAAGCCCATGCCGCTGCATACGTATTAATGGCGGTAAGGATTGCTTATTTCAAAGTTCATCACCCGCTTATGTATTATGCGGCATACTTCACGGTTCGAGCAGACGATTTTGACATTGATACAATGGTGAAGGGATCGACAGCTATTCGCGCAAAAATGGAAGAAATCAACGCAAAAGGTCTCGACGCATCACCAAAAGAGAAAAACTTACTAACGGTGCTAGAGCTTTCTCTTGAAATGTGTGAACGTGGGTTTGGCTTTAAGAAGGTAGATTTATACCGATCAAGCGCTGATGAGTTCATTATTGATGGAACAGAGTTAATTCCGCCGTTCAACTCTATTCCAGGACTTGGAACAAATGCGGCGATTAACATTGTTAAGGCAAGACAAAATGGTGAATTTTTATCCAAGGAAGATCTTCAGCAGCGTGGGCGAGTTTCCAAAACAATTCTTGAGTATTTGGACAACCACGGATGCTTAGAATCACTGCCAGATCAAAACCAGCTATCACTATTTTAA
- a CDS encoding phosphatidate cytidylyltransferase: protein MKQRIITAIIAIAIFVPVVYLGGIPFATVIYLAGTVGLYELLRMKKMSIVSVPGLLSFLLLWLLLAPHTWLIHAYKMEGIVVAVLLFLTYSVLTKNRFTFDEVGFALLSTVYVGMGFCYMLEIRSSGLVYLLFALFIIWATDSGAYFVGRAVGKKKLWPEISPNKTIEGAVGGVVCALVVAALFFFFAPLDQSLIYLLLIGLVISIFGQIGDLAQSAFKRHYGVKDSGKILPGHGGILDRFDSLLFILPILYFLMMA from the coding sequence ATGAAACAACGAATTATTACGGCCATAATTGCCATTGCGATCTTTGTGCCAGTAGTATATTTAGGTGGCATACCATTTGCCACTGTTATCTATCTTGCAGGAACAGTCGGTTTATATGAATTATTACGAATGAAAAAAATGAGTATCGTATCGGTGCCAGGACTGCTAAGTTTCCTATTACTGTGGCTTTTACTGGCGCCGCATACATGGCTCATTCATGCATACAAAATGGAAGGAATTGTAGTCGCTGTACTGCTCTTCTTAACCTATTCGGTCTTAACAAAAAATCGCTTTACGTTCGATGAAGTGGGATTTGCGCTCTTATCGACGGTCTATGTCGGGATGGGCTTTTGCTACATGCTTGAAATTAGAAGCAGTGGCCTCGTCTATTTATTGTTTGCCCTCTTTATTATTTGGGCGACGGACTCAGGCGCTTATTTTGTGGGACGCGCAGTCGGAAAGAAAAAGCTATGGCCTGAAATTAGTCCTAATAAGACGATTGAAGGTGCGGTAGGTGGAGTCGTATGTGCTTTAGTAGTGGCCGCATTATTTTTCTTCTTTGCGCCGCTCGATCAATCCCTTATCTATTTACTCTTAATCGGATTGGTTATTTCCATTTTTGGACAAATTGGAGATTTAGCTCAGTCAGCCTTTAAACGTCATTACGGGGTAAAGGATTCAGGGAAAATCTTACCTGGTCACGGAGGCATTCTCGATCGTTTTGACAGTTTGTTGTTTATTTTACCTATCCTGTATTTCTTAATGATGGCATAA
- a CDS encoding proline--tRNA ligase, producing the protein MKQSAVLIPTLREVPADAEVKSHQLLLRAGFMRQNASGIYSFLPLGKRVLNNIEKIVREEMERAGSVEMLMPALQQAELWQESGRWYTYGPELMRMKDRHSREFALGATHEEVVTSLLRDEVKSYKRLPLNVYQIQTKFRDEKRPRFGLLRGREFVMKDAYSFHATAESLDEVYQKMYDAYGRIFERCGLNFRAVIADSGAMGGKDTHEFMVLSEIGEDTIAYSDTSSYAANVEMAPVVATYEKPSVQEEKLEKVATPEQKTIEEVATFFNTEASQCIKSLLFKVDDRYALVLARGDHEVNDIKVKNYFEASTAELASPQEVKEVMNCEVGSLGPINLPSTIEVVADHAVKAVANGIAGANEEGHHFTNVNPERDFNATYTDLRFIEEGDPSPDGQGTIKFAKGIEVGHVFKLGTRYSEAMGATFLDENGRSQPMIMGCYGIGVSRTVAAVAEQFNDENGLVWPKNVAPYHVHLIPVNMKNDEQKEVAEKLYETLLDKGYQVLMDDRQERPGVKFADSDLIGLPVRVTVGKLAAEGVVEVKVRETGESMDVSIDELQDKLAALLS; encoded by the coding sequence ATGAAGCAAAGTGCTGTATTAATTCCAACTTTACGTGAAGTTCCAGCTGATGCGGAAGTGAAAAGTCATCAATTACTTTTACGTGCTGGTTTCATGAGACAAAATGCAAGTGGGATCTATAGCTTTTTACCACTTGGAAAACGCGTATTAAATAACATTGAAAAAATTGTGCGTGAAGAAATGGAGCGTGCAGGTTCAGTTGAAATGCTTATGCCAGCTCTTCAACAAGCTGAGCTTTGGCAAGAGTCAGGCCGCTGGTATACATATGGACCTGAGCTTATGCGCATGAAAGATCGTCATAGCCGTGAGTTTGCATTAGGAGCAACACACGAAGAGGTAGTAACAAGCCTTTTACGAGATGAAGTGAAATCGTACAAGCGTCTACCTTTAAACGTGTATCAAATTCAAACGAAATTCCGTGACGAAAAGCGCCCTCGCTTTGGTTTACTTCGTGGACGTGAGTTTGTGATGAAAGATGCTTACTCTTTCCATGCAACAGCTGAAAGCTTAGATGAAGTATACCAAAAGATGTATGATGCATACGGTCGTATCTTCGAGAGATGTGGCCTAAACTTCCGTGCTGTTATTGCCGATTCAGGTGCAATGGGTGGGAAGGATACGCATGAATTTATGGTATTATCGGAAATCGGTGAAGACACGATTGCTTATTCAGACACATCTTCTTACGCGGCAAACGTAGAAATGGCGCCGGTTGTAGCCACATACGAAAAGCCATCTGTTCAAGAGGAAAAACTTGAAAAGGTAGCCACACCAGAGCAAAAAACGATTGAAGAAGTGGCTACTTTCTTTAATACAGAAGCGTCTCAGTGCATTAAGTCACTTTTATTTAAAGTCGATGACCGCTACGCTTTAGTGTTAGCACGCGGCGATCATGAAGTAAACGATATTAAAGTGAAAAACTACTTTGAAGCTTCTACAGCAGAGCTTGCTTCTCCTCAAGAAGTCAAAGAAGTTATGAACTGTGAAGTAGGATCTCTTGGACCAATCAACTTGCCAAGTACGATTGAAGTCGTAGCAGATCATGCGGTAAAAGCAGTAGCAAACGGTATTGCGGGTGCAAATGAAGAGGGACACCATTTCACAAATGTAAACCCAGAGCGCGATTTCAACGCAACGTATACAGACCTTCGTTTTATTGAAGAGGGTGATCCATCTCCAGACGGTCAAGGAACAATCAAGTTTGCAAAAGGAATTGAAGTAGGCCATGTGTTTAAATTAGGTACTCGCTATAGTGAAGCAATGGGCGCTACGTTCCTTGATGAAAACGGACGTTCACAGCCAATGATCATGGGCTGTTATGGAATTGGGGTTTCTCGAACAGTTGCTGCAGTAGCAGAGCAGTTCAATGATGAAAATGGATTAGTGTGGCCGAAGAATGTGGCACCGTATCACGTTCACTTAATCCCAGTGAATATGAAAAACGATGAACAAAAAGAAGTAGCAGAAAAGCTGTACGAAACGCTTTTAGATAAAGGCTATCAAGTTCTAATGGACGATCGTCAGGAACGCCCAGGCGTGAAATTTGCCGATTCTGATTTAATTGGTCTTCCTGTCCGCGTAACGGTTGGAAAGCTAGCTGCAGAAGGCGTAGTAGAAGTGAAAGTGCGTGAAACAGGGGAATCAATGGACGTATCAATTGATGAACTTCAAGATAAATTAGCTGCATTACTAAGCTAA
- the frr gene encoding ribosome recycling factor: MPKQVIQSTKEKMEKAVQAYQRELASVRAGRASASLLDKVTVEYYGAPTPVNQLAQISIPEARMLVITPYDKSQLGEVEKAILKADLGLTPTNDGSIIRLSIPALTEERRRDLTKVVKKYAEEAKVAVRNIRRDGNENLKKLEKNGEITEDDLRSYGDDIQKLTDEYIARVESVTKDKEKEIMEV; the protein is encoded by the coding sequence ATGCCGAAACAAGTTATTCAAAGTACAAAAGAAAAAATGGAAAAAGCTGTACAAGCTTATCAACGTGAACTAGCTTCAGTACGTGCAGGGCGCGCTAGTGCATCACTTTTAGACAAAGTAACAGTTGAATACTATGGTGCACCAACACCTGTTAATCAACTAGCACAAATTAGCATTCCAGAAGCTCGTATGCTTGTTATTACACCTTATGATAAGTCACAGTTAGGTGAAGTAGAAAAAGCGATCCTTAAAGCTGATTTAGGTCTTACACCAACAAATGACGGTTCAATCATTCGTCTTAGCATCCCAGCTTTAACAGAAGAGCGTCGTCGCGACTTAACAAAAGTCGTTAAAAAGTATGCAGAAGAAGCAAAAGTAGCGGTTCGTAACATCCGTCGCGATGGAAACGAAAACCTTAAAAAGCTTGAGAAAAACGGTGAAATCACTGAAGATGACTTAAGAAGCTACGGAGATGACATTCAAAAGTTAACAGATGAGTACATTGCTCGAGTGGAGTCCGTTACAAAAGATAAAGAAAAAGAAATTATGGAAGTATAA